One Paenibacillus riograndensis SBR5 DNA segment encodes these proteins:
- a CDS encoding class I SAM-dependent methyltransferase yields the protein MIIIDKRLTFNEDVENYDKWRPTYCEELFKDIIAYSHLEQGRKAIEIGIGTGQATRPFLETECELTAIELGKDLTEYSKLKFREYKNFTIYNTAFEEFACPDSSIDLIYSATAFHWIPEKTGYLKASNLLKTGGTLALFWNRPFVSRENDELHQIIQGIYQKYRPSNTKLIENDTERYNNISKTIQNYGFRDVVFKLYHLTRQFSSADYIALLNTYSDHRSLPAPAKEHFEDEIKESIKKFGDVLNVYDTIDLYLAKK from the coding sequence ATGATTATTATCGATAAACGGCTAACCTTTAATGAAGATGTGGAGAATTACGACAAGTGGAGACCAACCTATTGTGAAGAATTATTCAAAGATATCATAGCGTACTCTCATCTTGAACAAGGCCGAAAAGCAATTGAAATTGGTATTGGAACAGGCCAGGCCACCAGACCCTTTTTGGAAACAGAATGTGAATTAACGGCCATAGAATTAGGGAAAGACCTCACAGAATACTCAAAATTAAAATTCCGGGAATATAAAAATTTTACGATATACAATACTGCATTTGAAGAGTTTGCATGTCCGGACAGCAGTATAGATCTCATTTATTCAGCTACCGCATTTCATTGGATTCCGGAAAAAACAGGGTATCTTAAAGCCTCCAATTTATTAAAAACCGGTGGAACCCTGGCGTTATTTTGGAACCGGCCGTTTGTATCACGGGAAAATGACGAATTACATCAGATTATTCAAGGCATATATCAAAAATATAGACCTTCTAATACCAAGCTCATAGAAAATGACACTGAGAGATACAATAATATATCGAAAACTATTCAAAATTATGGATTTAGAGATGTTGTGTTTAAGCTGTATCATTTAACGAGACAATTTTCTTCGGCTGACTATATCGCATTGTTGAACACTTATTCTGACCATAGAAGCTTGCCTGCTCCTGCGAAAGAGCATTTTGAAGATGAGATTAAAGAATCGATTAAAAAATTTGGCGATGTCCTAAATGTTTATGATACCATCGACTTGTATTTAGCAAAAAAATAA
- a CDS encoding YojF family protein: MQPITPEDIQIRIDQLAGQDLYVHLELTTGAYASHLDSTRHPASAFISNAAVRYTQGSISGTGPYRVGLKTIQGWIYAEGLTHVDETEKERLILAGHDSQGKLIVALQLSRETF, from the coding sequence ATGCAGCCGATAACCCCCGAAGACATCCAAATCCGGATCGATCAGCTCGCCGGTCAGGATCTATACGTACACCTTGAGCTAACGACAGGCGCCTACGCCAGTCACTTGGACAGTACCCGGCACCCGGCGTCGGCATTCATTTCCAATGCGGCGGTCCGTTATACACAAGGCTCCATCTCCGGCACGGGACCCTACCGTGTGGGCTTAAAGACAATACAGGGCTGGATTTATGCCGAAGGCCTTACACATGTTGATGAGACGGAAAAAGAACGGCTAATCTTGGCTGGGCATGACAGTCAAGGCAAGCTGATCGTTGCCTTGCAGCTGAGCCGGGAAACGTTCTGA
- the bshB2 gene encoding bacillithiol biosynthesis deacetylase BshB2, whose product MKNQQTEHQRILVVFPHPDDEAFAASGTLAMYIDSGAQVTYACLTLGEMGRNMGIPPFASRVTLPAIRKEELAASCLAIGIRDLRMLGFHDKMIEFEDQQRLDNEIMALLQELRPSLVITFYPGYSVHPDHDATGAAVIRTIGRLPAAERPLVHCVAFASNHERAIGKADVIVDVTAFLEQKMASIRAHRSQFQAAELVGNQELTDEEIRARFGTEPFWTYRFD is encoded by the coding sequence ATGAAGAATCAACAAACGGAACACCAGCGGATCTTAGTTGTGTTCCCCCATCCCGACGATGAAGCTTTCGCGGCATCAGGGACGCTGGCGATGTACATAGACAGCGGCGCTCAAGTCACTTATGCCTGTCTGACCCTGGGGGAGATGGGGCGCAACATGGGTATCCCGCCATTCGCGAGCCGGGTTACTTTGCCGGCAATCCGCAAAGAGGAACTGGCAGCGTCTTGCCTTGCAATCGGCATCCGGGACTTAAGGATGCTCGGCTTCCACGATAAAATGATCGAGTTCGAAGACCAGCAGCGGCTGGACAATGAGATTATGGCGCTGCTCCAGGAGCTGCGTCCGTCGCTGGTGATCACCTTCTATCCGGGGTACAGTGTGCATCCCGACCACGATGCCACCGGAGCCGCTGTCATACGTACGATTGGCCGGCTTCCCGCAGCAGAGCGGCCGCTTGTACACTGCGTCGCGTTCGCAAGCAACCATGAGCGGGCGATCGGAAAGGCGGATGTGATCGTAGACGTGACCGCCTTCCTTGAGCAGAAAATGGCGTCGATACGCGCGCACCGTTCGCAATTCCAAGCGGCGGAGCTGGTCGGGAATCAGGAGCTGACGGATGAGGAAATCCGGGCCCGGTTCGGAACGGAACCGTTTTGGACCTACAGGTTCGATTAA
- a CDS encoding Cof-type HAD-IIB family hydrolase codes for MYKLIAIDIDDTLINDDKEVTPATQTALEQAVAAGVVVTLATGRAYASAQAIARQTGLNVPIITYQGALVKNLMDEKVLYERYVPQDAVRKLFNYCVEHNLHLQTYIDDKLYARDENQKLVDYATLNGTKYYIEPDWEKLVPQKTPKMLIIDDPDFLDELSPILRELLGDSVHITKSKPHFLEIMHKEGTKGLALEFLAAHFGCELSETIAVGDSWNDHEMLEAAGLGVAMANAIPALKDIADFVTLSNNEDGVKYAIDKFILQTAQ; via the coding sequence ATGTACAAATTGATTGCCATCGATATTGACGACACCTTGATTAACGATGACAAGGAAGTTACCCCTGCCACACAAACAGCGCTGGAACAGGCCGTTGCCGCAGGCGTTGTGGTTACTCTGGCTACCGGACGCGCCTATGCTTCCGCCCAGGCCATCGCCCGCCAGACCGGACTGAATGTGCCGATCATCACTTACCAGGGGGCACTCGTAAAGAACCTGATGGATGAAAAAGTGCTCTACGAGCGTTATGTGCCGCAGGATGCCGTACGCAAGCTGTTCAACTACTGCGTGGAGCATAACCTGCACTTGCAGACCTATATTGATGACAAGCTGTATGCCCGTGATGAGAACCAGAAGCTGGTCGATTATGCCACCCTTAATGGAACTAAATATTATATCGAGCCGGATTGGGAGAAGCTTGTCCCGCAAAAAACACCAAAAATGCTGATCATCGACGATCCCGATTTCCTGGACGAGCTGTCGCCTATTCTGCGTGAGCTGCTGGGTGATTCCGTGCATATTACGAAATCCAAGCCGCATTTCCTGGAGATCATGCACAAGGAAGGCACCAAGGGACTGGCGTTGGAGTTCCTGGCAGCCCACTTCGGCTGCGAGCTGTCCGAAACCATCGCAGTCGGCGACTCCTGGAACGACCACGAAATGCTGGAAGCCGCCGGTCTTGGCGTAGCCATGGCTAACGCCATCCCGGCGCTGAAGGACATTGCTGACTTCGTCACCCTCAGCAACAATGAAGACGGCGTGAAGTACGCCATCGATAAATTCATCCTTCAAACTGCCCAATAG
- a CDS encoding DMT family transporter, whose product MKRSRIAGLSLLLVAMMWGCTFLIVQSAVKVLPPLAFNSIRFIGAALLLAPITAVFYRREWKMLSWRMAGHALLLGLFLFLGYGFQTMGLLYTTTSNTGFITGLSVVLVPFLSLALLKTAISRYTWFSAGLAVAGLYLLTFTGSALSLNKGDALVLICAVAFALQVAYTGVYAPRYPALPLAALQLACVGLLSAGASLLVDGPAPLAHSGTLILKPDVLWALLVSIGPTSAFAFWIQTACQKYTTPSRVAVIFATEPVFAALTGLVFGGETLGVSALLGCLCILAAMLMAELSPGPAPAAQKDEEPSLLLSSDP is encoded by the coding sequence GTGAAACGCTCCCGAATAGCCGGCCTCAGTCTGCTGCTGGTGGCGATGATGTGGGGATGTACGTTTCTCATTGTGCAAAGTGCGGTCAAGGTGCTGCCGCCGCTCGCTTTTAACAGCATCCGCTTTATCGGCGCAGCTTTGCTGCTGGCGCCGATTACCGCCGTTTTTTACCGCAGGGAATGGAAAATGCTGAGCTGGCGTATGGCAGGGCACGCCTTGCTGCTGGGCCTCTTTCTGTTTCTGGGCTATGGCTTCCAGACGATGGGACTGCTCTATACCACCACTTCCAACACCGGTTTTATCACGGGACTGTCGGTCGTGCTCGTCCCTTTCCTCTCGCTGGCCCTGCTTAAGACGGCCATCTCACGGTATACCTGGTTCAGCGCGGGACTCGCGGTGGCAGGCCTCTACCTGCTCACCTTTACCGGCTCCGCGCTGTCCCTGAACAAGGGAGACGCACTGGTGCTGATATGTGCTGTCGCCTTTGCCCTGCAGGTCGCCTATACCGGCGTATATGCTCCGCGATACCCGGCGCTGCCGCTGGCTGCGCTGCAGCTTGCTTGTGTCGGGCTGCTCAGCGCCGGCGCCTCCCTGCTTGTGGATGGGCCGGCCCCGCTTGCGCACAGCGGGACCCTGATCCTGAAGCCGGATGTGCTGTGGGCCCTGCTTGTTTCCATCGGCCCGACCAGCGCCTTTGCCTTCTGGATTCAGACGGCCTGCCAAAAATACACCACGCCTTCCCGGGTGGCGGTTATTTTTGCCACAGAGCCGGTATTCGCCGCCCTGACAGGTCTGGTGTTCGGCGGAGAAACGCTCGGCGTATCGGCGCTGCTGGGCTGTCTCTGCATTCTTGCGGCCATGCTCATGGCCGAACTCAGCCCCGGGCCTGCCCCTGCAGCACAAAAGGACGAAGAACCAAGCCTTCTGCTTTCATCTGATCCATGA
- a CDS encoding metal-dependent hydrolase, with product MMGKSHLIISTGVTLSVMSLLGHEITIPAVAVAGLSALLPDIDEPNSLLVRKAVPESLLRILQVSLIGAAIYLYFAGIAAPPWNIALALLIGSVSFLPGRRLRHLVMLLLALALFAFADAYDPWNYIAACVLVVSSVVPHRGLTHTLYAVAGWGALLYFASLGMNDGGSLWIAGGMSYALHLLADSLTQRGITPLPPLPFKLRLKLMSTGTKKGSAVEKFCIVLTLVLVMYVFVLTPNL from the coding sequence ATGATGGGCAAATCCCATTTAATCATCAGCACCGGGGTTACCCTATCCGTCATGAGCCTGCTCGGCCATGAAATTACGATTCCGGCGGTTGCTGTGGCAGGGCTCAGCGCCCTCTTGCCTGATATCGATGAGCCGAATTCGCTGCTGGTGCGCAAAGCCGTGCCGGAATCCCTGCTGCGGATTTTGCAGGTATCGCTAATCGGGGCGGCCATTTATCTGTATTTTGCCGGAATCGCCGCGCCTCCCTGGAATATCGCGCTGGCGCTGCTTATCGGGAGCGTATCCTTCCTGCCGGGCCGCAGGCTCCGGCATCTCGTGATGCTGCTGCTGGCACTGGCGCTGTTCGCGTTCGCGGATGCCTACGATCCGTGGAACTACATAGCCGCCTGCGTGCTTGTCGTATCCTCGGTTGTTCCGCACCGCGGACTGACGCATACGCTGTACGCGGTGGCCGGCTGGGGAGCCTTGCTCTATTTCGCTTCGCTCGGCATGAATGACGGCGGCAGCCTGTGGATTGCCGGCGGCATGTCTTATGCGCTGCATCTGCTGGCGGATTCCCTGACCCAGCGCGGCATTACTCCGCTGCCTCCGCTGCCCTTCAAGCTTCGCCTGAAGCTGATGAGCACCGGCACGAAGAAGGGCAGTGCGGTGGAGAAATTCTGCATCGTGCTCACACTGGTGCTGGTTATGTATGTATTTGTGCTCACCCCCAATCTGTAA
- a CDS encoding lipoate--protein ligase — MLFIDNTGITDASINLAIEEFALKNLPMDDSYLLFYINSPSIIIGKHQNTIEEINQEYVKDHNIQVVRRLSGGGAVYHDLGNLNFSFITKDDGQSFHNFLKFTQPVIDYLQSMGVNAELSGRNDLQVGEQKISGNAQFSTRGRMFSHGTLMFDLNLDDVQASLNVNPEKFKSKSTKSVRSRVANIKDLLGKEMTIEEFRAGLLRSIFGMEPSEVPQYKLTMDDWVRINEISREHYQNWDWNYGLSPKSNVKHTRKFPAGLVDIRMDIEDSYIRDIKIYGDFFGVGDVADVENALRGKRYENAEVREALAGLDLKHYFGRIEPEDFIGLIFLEE, encoded by the coding sequence ATGCTTTTTATCGATAACACCGGAATTACAGACGCTTCGATCAATCTTGCGATTGAGGAATTTGCCCTGAAAAATCTGCCGATGGACGACAGTTATCTGCTTTTTTATATCAACAGCCCGTCCATTATCATAGGCAAACATCAGAATACCATTGAAGAGATTAACCAGGAATACGTGAAGGACCATAATATCCAGGTCGTGCGGCGGTTATCCGGCGGCGGGGCGGTCTATCATGATCTGGGCAACCTCAACTTCAGCTTCATTACCAAGGACGACGGGCAGTCTTTTCATAATTTTCTGAAATTCACCCAGCCGGTCATCGACTACCTGCAATCCATGGGGGTGAACGCCGAACTCAGCGGACGCAATGACCTTCAGGTCGGTGAGCAAAAAATTTCCGGCAACGCCCAATTCTCCACGCGCGGACGCATGTTCAGCCACGGCACCCTGATGTTTGACCTCAATCTGGACGATGTGCAGGCATCGCTGAATGTGAACCCGGAGAAATTCAAATCCAAGAGCACCAAATCCGTGCGCAGCCGCGTCGCCAATATCAAAGACCTGCTTGGAAAAGAGATGACAATTGAGGAATTCCGTGCGGGCCTGCTGCGTTCCATCTTTGGCATGGAGCCTTCCGAGGTTCCGCAGTATAAGCTGACTATGGACGATTGGGTGCGGATCAATGAAATCTCCAGGGAGCACTACCAGAACTGGGACTGGAACTACGGCCTGTCGCCCAAAAGCAATGTAAAGCACACCCGCAAATTCCCGGCAGGACTCGTCGACATCCGCATGGATATTGAAGATTCCTACATCAGGGATATCAAAATCTACGGCGATTTCTTCGGTGTAGGCGATGTAGCGGATGTGGAGAATGCGCTGCGCGGCAAACGCTACGAAAACGCTGAGGTCAGAGAAGCCCTGGCCGGACTGGACCTGAAGCATTATTTCGGCCGGATTGAGCCGGAGGACTTCATCGGGCTGATTTTCCTGGAGGAATAG
- the cobD gene encoding threonine-phosphate decarboxylase CobD: protein MLEKYGHGGDLLTAAELYGNGSGGAFVDFSANINPLGPPPGVLDLLRDAVSAVTAYPDPGHRRLKSLLAESLGVDREWITVGNGAAESMALLLLAAAPRRVGIVEPCFSEYRQLAGQFGAEVLPVRGTKEQGYRAGVQSIAGLLEQVDLLFLGQPNNPNGVQYALDDLRLLAQQAERCGTVLAVDEAFIDFIPEERRQSLLPELKSYRHTVLIRSMTKFYAIPGLRLGFTIAAPELAAAMSGKQVTWSVNGLALLAGEACLRSGRGYEERTRGLIAAEREALREGLLRLGCEVPLGEANFLLLGLPAPWSAAALQEKLGRRGLLVRSCAMYPGLAPGHIRVAVKSREDNARLLRQLEEIIAAGD, encoded by the coding sequence ATGCTTGAAAAATACGGCCACGGCGGCGACCTGCTGACAGCGGCGGAATTGTATGGGAACGGAAGCGGCGGCGCTTTTGTGGATTTCAGCGCGAATATCAATCCTCTCGGTCCGCCGCCCGGCGTGCTGGACCTGCTGCGGGATGCCGTCTCAGCCGTGACGGCTTATCCTGACCCCGGTCACCGCAGGCTGAAATCCCTGCTGGCGGAGAGTCTGGGCGTAGACCGCGAATGGATTACGGTCGGCAACGGAGCAGCGGAATCGATGGCCCTGCTGCTGCTGGCTGCGGCTCCGCGCAGGGTAGGGATCGTCGAGCCCTGCTTCTCCGAATACCGACAGCTCGCCGGGCAGTTCGGTGCGGAAGTCCTCCCGGTCCGGGGGACGAAGGAGCAGGGCTACCGGGCCGGTGTGCAGAGCATCGCCGGCCTGCTGGAGCAGGTGGACCTGCTGTTCCTCGGACAGCCGAACAACCCGAATGGCGTCCAGTATGCGCTGGACGACCTCCGGCTGCTGGCGCAGCAGGCGGAGCGTTGCGGGACGGTGCTGGCGGTGGATGAAGCGTTCATCGACTTCATCCCGGAAGAGCGGCGGCAATCGCTGCTGCCGGAGCTTAAGAGTTACCGTCATACGGTGCTGATCCGCTCGATGACGAAGTTCTATGCCATTCCGGGGCTGCGGCTGGGCTTCACTATCGCCGCCCCGGAGCTTGCCGCAGCCATGAGCGGCAAGCAGGTGACCTGGAGCGTGAACGGCCTGGCCCTGCTGGCCGGGGAAGCCTGCCTGCGCAGCGGGCGCGGTTACGAAGAGCGCACGCGCGGGCTGATTGCCGCAGAGCGCGAAGCGCTGCGGGAGGGCCTGCTGCGGCTCGGCTGCGAGGTGCCGCTGGGCGAAGCGAACTTCCTGCTGCTGGGCTTGCCCGCGCCCTGGAGCGCGGCGGCCCTGCAGGAGAAGCTGGGCCGCCGCGGCCTTCTCGTGCGCAGCTGCGCGATGTACCCGGGCCTTGCGCCGGGACATATCCGCGTCGCGGTCAAAAGCCGCGAAGACAATGCCCGCCTGCTGCGGCAGCTGGAGGAGATTATCGCGGCGGGAGACTGA
- a CDS encoding adenosylcobinamide amidohydrolase gives MTDARNPFNLKDGETMYASAVWPGLMLEWKPGHLLLEFPAEAEGLSSAVYGGGMGRLKRAVNQFVSRDYECSNPVRDMEDKLREWGYPLEGCAGLMTAVPLEHAAVAEEDTGSAGIFCCVTAASGNAARAGVARNVLAAYRPGTINIMLGIDGRLTPSAMVNAVMTAAEAKAAALADLGVTDPENGLIATGTTTDAVVLAVSGSGRYGAEHVYAGTATDLGGAIGRLVYAAVTASLGSVAEAQTEKVSERPRGVVSERPSRVVGERPSGVVSVKPSGKTSGWSSAPEPVDSQSGPGAGCSPAAEPARKGSQ, from the coding sequence ATGACTGATGCGCGAAATCCTTTTAATCTCAAGGATGGGGAGACAATGTATGCTTCTGCTGTCTGGCCTGGGCTGATGCTGGAGTGGAAGCCGGGGCATCTGCTGCTGGAATTCCCGGCTGAAGCAGAGGGGCTTTCGAGCGCGGTATACGGCGGGGGCATGGGCCGTCTGAAACGGGCCGTCAACCAGTTCGTCAGCCGCGATTATGAGTGCAGCAATCCGGTGCGCGATATGGAGGATAAATTGCGCGAATGGGGGTACCCGCTGGAAGGTTGCGCCGGGCTGATGACGGCGGTGCCGCTGGAGCATGCTGCGGTTGCGGAGGAGGATACCGGCTCGGCGGGGATTTTCTGCTGCGTGACCGCAGCCTCCGGCAATGCCGCGCGCGCCGGAGTGGCGCGCAACGTGCTGGCGGCTTACCGCCCCGGCACGATCAACATCATGCTGGGCATTGACGGCCGCCTGACTCCGTCCGCGATGGTCAATGCCGTCATGACGGCAGCCGAAGCAAAGGCTGCCGCGCTGGCCGATCTCGGGGTCACAGACCCTGAGAATGGCCTGATTGCAACCGGCACCACTACGGATGCAGTTGTACTCGCAGTGAGCGGGAGCGGGCGCTACGGCGCGGAGCATGTCTACGCCGGAACGGCCACCGACCTGGGCGGAGCCATCGGCCGGCTGGTGTACGCCGCTGTAACGGCGAGCCTCGGTTCAGTAGCGGAAGCCCAAACGGAGAAGGTAAGCGAGAGGCCCAGGGGGGTGGTAAGCGAGAGGCCCAGCAGGGTGGTAGGCGAGAGGCCCAGTGGGGTGGTAAGCGTTAAGCCAAGCGGGAAGACAAGCGGTTGGAGCTCTGCGCCGGAGCCGGTGGATTCACAGTCAGGTCCCGGCGCTGGCTGTTCCCCCGCAGCGGAGCCGGCAAGGAAGGGCAGCCAATGA
- the cbiB gene encoding adenosylcobinamide-phosphate synthase CbiB encodes MKIAVILLAAYVLDRIIGDPRSIPHPVVLMGKAVTAIERLIRRFCSQPRALKLAGVLLPLLVAGGAWGLTAVILLLLSRIAPWLAWAAEVWLISTTIASKGLKDAGMAVYAELRKGDIPAARTALGMIVGRDTTKLESPDIVRGTVETVAENIVDAIISPLFFALLGGAPLAMAYRAVNTLDSMVGYKNDKYRNLGWASARLDDVANYIPARMTAPLLVLCAWLLRLDWRSSWRIVRRDARLHPSPNSGFPESAVAGALGIRLGGENVYHGVVSFRAYMGDPLRTMEPEDIIVTSRIMMLSSAIFVCLCAAAAMLWHGMGG; translated from the coding sequence GTGAAGATTGCTGTTATATTACTTGCAGCCTATGTGCTGGACCGGATAATAGGCGATCCGCGCAGTATTCCCCATCCGGTGGTGCTCATGGGAAAAGCGGTTACCGCCATTGAGCGGCTGATCCGCCGCTTTTGCTCGCAGCCGCGGGCGCTGAAACTTGCGGGAGTGCTGCTCCCGCTGCTGGTAGCAGGCGGAGCCTGGGGACTGACCGCAGTGATCCTCTTGCTGCTGTCCCGCATCGCGCCTTGGCTGGCCTGGGCGGCAGAGGTCTGGCTGATCTCTACAACGATTGCCTCCAAGGGGCTTAAGGATGCCGGGATGGCTGTATATGCCGAGCTGCGCAAGGGGGATATCCCGGCAGCCCGCACAGCGCTCGGCATGATCGTCGGCCGTGACACCACCAAGCTGGAGAGCCCGGATATCGTCCGGGGCACGGTAGAGACAGTGGCGGAGAATATCGTGGACGCGATTATATCGCCGCTTTTTTTCGCGCTGCTGGGCGGAGCGCCGCTGGCCATGGCTTACCGTGCGGTGAATACGCTGGATTCCATGGTCGGCTACAAAAATGACAAATACCGCAATCTCGGCTGGGCCTCCGCCCGGCTCGATGATGTCGCCAATTACATACCGGCCCGGATGACGGCGCCGCTGTTAGTCCTATGCGCCTGGCTGCTGCGTCTGGACTGGCGCAGCAGCTGGCGTATTGTGCGGCGCGATGCCCGCCTCCACCCCAGCCCCAACAGCGGGTTTCCCGAATCGGCTGTAGCCGGAGCACTCGGCATCCGGTTGGGCGGCGAGAATGTATACCACGGCGTGGTCTCGTTCCGCGCCTACATGGGCGATCCCCTGCGGACGATGGAGCCGGAGGATATTATTGTGACTTCACGGATAATGATGCTGTCTTCCGCCATATTTGTCTGCTTGTGTGCAGCCGCTGCCATGCTGTGGCACGGGATGGGGGGCTGA
- a CDS encoding histidine phosphatase family protein translates to MAKTQAGLDYEPEREPVDELDTADESSSEHVRGSSSGHKRELNSGHEHDPSPECRQTGLGCNDQPESEADSGLVLELVLIRHGHTLWNKERRYLGSTDLALLPESRAELAALRQQPELAGSFWRVYCSDMRRCRETLELIAPALLQNAIYDSRLREMSFGAWEGHTYEQLQYLPQYRSWIDDPAASTPPGGEAWSEFTGRVEHFVSGLLQAAAAVPGLKNSSHAGPLRVLVVTHGGIIRQLLARTMEGRSFHDTAAPPPGTAATVKLQLQGGQGQ, encoded by the coding sequence ATGGCGAAAACCCAAGCCGGACTGGATTATGAGCCTGAACGGGAACCCGTCGATGAATTGGATACTGCGGATGAATCCAGTTCTGAACATGTGCGGGGTTCCAGTTCTGGCCATAAGCGTGAACTGAATTCTGGCCATGAGCATGACCCGAGCCCTGAGTGTAGGCAAACGGGATTGGGGTGCAATGATCAACCGGAATCAGAGGCTGATTCCGGTCTTGTGCTTGAACTGGTGCTGATCCGCCACGGACATACCCTGTGGAATAAGGAGCGCCGCTATTTGGGCAGCACCGATCTTGCGCTGCTGCCGGAGTCCAGGGCGGAATTGGCTGCGCTCCGGCAGCAGCCGGAGCTTGCCGGGAGCTTCTGGCGGGTATACTGCAGCGATATGCGCAGATGCCGCGAGACCCTGGAACTCATCGCGCCTGCACTTCTGCAAAATGCCATCTATGATTCACGGCTCCGGGAAATGAGCTTTGGCGCGTGGGAAGGTCATACCTATGAACAGCTTCAGTATCTTCCGCAATATCGGAGCTGGATTGATGATCCGGCGGCAAGCACTCCGCCAGGCGGTGAGGCCTGGAGTGAGTTTACTGGGCGCGTGGAGCATTTTGTGTCCGGGCTGCTGCAGGCAGCGGCAGCGGTGCCCGGCTTGAAGAACAGCAGCCATGCGGGGCCTTTGCGGGTGCTGGTTGTGACGCATGGCGGCATCATCCGCCAGCTGCTGGCACGGACCATGGAGGGGCGCAGCTTCCATGACACAGCAGCCCCGCCGCCGGGTACTGCTGCCACAGTAAAGCTGCAGCTTCAGGGAGGGCAAGGGCAATGA
- a CDS encoding aminotransferase-like domain-containing protein, with the protein MFKDFRLIAGRPVYIQVKDYMKHLMIKGALQGGQKLPSTRELSTLLGVSRNSVISAYEALADDGFTYAVQGQGSYVAQGAAAQAGNTGEAAWTLDWTARLSSQAKLAEELDIMKRGIRAAKGTISFTSIAPDESLFDLDNVKRAFLERMAVEGNVLLNYGYAKGYKPLIDYLKQYMEHKGVDMRGKDLLITNGFTEGFDVVLSALGRKAGAVVCENPTHHTAIKNMKLHGFEIAGVPMERDGIHLGELKRALEAREYDCAYFVPSYHNPTGIVMSPEKRQRLMKLMAEYKVPVIEDGFNEELRYSGSHVAPLIAAAGGGNGVIYLGSFSKVLFPGLRVGWVIADQELIYYLESVKRARSIHTSTLDQSILYQYLLGGNLEKYLKRARAEYKRKYELTLACCQEHIPYASLTGDGGLHLFATFAEGFSTRKLLDACREQGVIFTAGDMFYTNGQGQNTLRLGFSRVADGDILKGIEIIGRTARQLLG; encoded by the coding sequence ATGTTCAAGGATTTCAGGCTCATTGCCGGCCGGCCGGTATATATACAAGTGAAGGATTACATGAAGCATCTTATGATCAAGGGCGCCCTCCAGGGAGGCCAGAAGCTTCCCTCAACCCGCGAGCTCAGCACTTTGCTGGGCGTCAGCCGCAATTCGGTCATTTCCGCCTACGAGGCACTTGCGGACGACGGATTCACGTATGCGGTGCAGGGCCAGGGAAGCTATGTGGCACAAGGTGCAGCGGCCCAGGCCGGGAACACAGGAGAAGCCGCGTGGACGCTGGACTGGACAGCACGGTTAAGCAGTCAGGCCAAGCTTGCCGAAGAGCTGGATATCATGAAGCGGGGGATACGCGCGGCGAAGGGGACGATTTCTTTTACCAGCATTGCGCCTGATGAAAGCCTGTTCGATCTGGATAATGTGAAACGGGCGTTTCTGGAACGCATGGCGGTGGAAGGCAATGTGCTGCTGAACTATGGTTATGCCAAGGGGTATAAGCCTTTAATAGACTATTTGAAGCAATATATGGAGCACAAAGGCGTGGATATGCGGGGCAAGGACCTGTTGATTACGAACGGGTTTACGGAAGGGTTTGATGTGGTGTTGTCGGCGCTCGGCCGTAAAGCCGGGGCAGTGGTGTGTGAGAATCCTACACATCATACGGCGATTAAGAATATGAAGCTGCACGGCTTTGAGATTGCGGGCGTGCCCATGGAGCGTGACGGCATCCATCTGGGAGAGCTGAAGCGGGCGCTGGAGGCGCGGGAATATGATTGCGCGTATTTTGTCCCCTCTTATCACAATCCAACGGGCATCGTCATGTCTCCCGAAAAAAGGCAGCGGCTCATGAAGCTGATGGCCGAATACAAGGTGCCGGTGATCGAGGACGGCTTCAACGAGGAGCTGCGGTATTCGGGTTCCCACGTGGCTCCTCTGATTGCCGCGGCGGGCGGCGGAAACGGTGTGATCTATCTGGGCAGCTTCTCGAAGGTGCTGTTTCCCGGATTGCGGGTCGGCTGGGTGATTGCGGATCAGGAGCTGATCTACTACCTGGAAAGTGTTAAAAGAGCGCGCAGCATCCATACCTCGACGCTGGATCAATCGATTCTGTACCAATATCTGCTCGGCGGCAATCTGGAGAAATACCTGAAGCGGGCCAGAGCGGAATATAAGCGCAAATACGAGCTGACCCTGGCCTGCTGCCAGGAGCATATTCCGTATGCGTCACTCACGGGGGATGGGGGCCTGCATCTTTTTGCGACATTTGCCGAAGGCTTCAGTACAAGAAAGCTGCTGGACGCATGCCGGGAGCAGGGAGTTATTTTTACGGCGGGAGATATGTTTTATACGAATGGGCAAGGACAAAACACGCTGCGGCTGGGCTTTTCCAGGGTGGCGGATGGGGATATCCTCAAGGGCATTGAGATTATTGGCAGGACCGCACGGCAACTACTGGGATGA